A DNA window from Aestuariispira ectoiniformans contains the following coding sequences:
- a CDS encoding NAD(P)/FAD-dependent oxidoreductase, with product MKVLYHAGMYNPAPVPSYWEATANRDVLLGNPLSGNDACDVAIIGGGFTGLSAALHLARDFNLDVRVLDGGPMGWGASGRNGGFCCLPATKLSIKQMIGKYGLEETRKFWASQLDGVDLVRSLAGDEGIDYDLQGDGNLEVAHRPSAFEDLREYGEQLKSLFGINSHLYRREEFAEIGFDSQEQFGALKIESGFALHPLKFSLGLAAAAQRHGATLYPNSLVTHWEKTDGRHVLRTEQGSLAANKVIVATNGFTREGMHRAFDKRMLPVISNILVTRPLSDDELAAQKWQTEMPVVNTRNLLFYFRMLKDRRFMIGARGDWTGAPEDAEKMKTWLTRRVGEVFPAWRNAEVDYFWRGFVCMTRKFSPSLGQDADDPSLFYGYAFHANGVNTAPWVGMKLAEMVAGKDGVEATIPAVLRGHAPRFPFAGLRLWYLRASAAYYRWQDD from the coding sequence ATGAAAGTCCTTTACCATGCGGGCATGTATAATCCTGCCCCGGTGCCCAGCTACTGGGAGGCAACGGCGAACAGGGATGTACTGCTCGGAAACCCTCTATCCGGGAATGATGCTTGTGATGTTGCTATTATAGGTGGCGGGTTCACGGGCCTGTCGGCAGCCCTGCATCTGGCACGGGATTTCAATCTGGACGTCCGCGTTTTGGATGGCGGTCCCATGGGCTGGGGGGCATCGGGGCGCAATGGCGGATTTTGCTGCCTGCCTGCGACCAAGCTTTCGATAAAGCAGATGATTGGCAAATACGGCCTGGAGGAAACCAGGAAATTCTGGGCGTCCCAGCTTGACGGTGTGGACCTGGTCCGGTCGCTCGCAGGTGATGAAGGCATCGACTATGATCTGCAGGGGGATGGCAACCTGGAAGTGGCGCACCGGCCCTCTGCCTTTGAGGACCTGCGGGAATACGGTGAACAGCTCAAAAGCCTTTTCGGGATAAACTCCCATCTTTACCGGCGCGAGGAATTTGCCGAAATCGGGTTTGATTCGCAGGAGCAGTTCGGGGCCCTGAAGATTGAGTCAGGTTTTGCCCTGCATCCGCTGAAATTCTCGTTGGGACTTGCCGCGGCTGCCCAACGTCATGGTGCAACGCTTTACCCGAACTCGCTGGTCACGCATTGGGAGAAAACCGATGGCCGCCATGTCTTGCGAACGGAGCAGGGCAGCCTGGCGGCGAACAAGGTGATTGTCGCCACCAATGGATTTACGCGTGAAGGCATGCACCGGGCCTTTGACAAGCGGATGTTACCGGTGATTTCCAATATTCTCGTGACACGCCCGCTGAGCGATGACGAGCTTGCCGCCCAGAAATGGCAGACGGAAATGCCGGTGGTGAATACCCGCAACCTTCTATTCTATTTCCGTATGCTGAAGGATCGCCGTTTCATGATTGGCGCCAGGGGCGACTGGACGGGTGCGCCTGAGGATGCGGAAAAAATGAAGACCTGGCTAACCCGGCGGGTCGGGGAGGTTTTCCCGGCCTGGCGGAATGCCGAGGTCGATTACTTCTGGCGTGGCTTCGTCTGCATGACGCGCAAGTTCTCACCGTCCCTGGGCCAGGACGCCGATGACCCCAGCCTTTTCTACGGCTATGCCTTTCACGCCAATGGTGTAAATACGGCCCCCTGGGTAGGCATGAAGCTGGCGGAAATGGTCGCAGGCAAGGATGGGGTTGAGGCCACAATCCCGGCTGTTCTGCGTGGCCATGCGCCACGC
- a CDS encoding TetR/AcrR family transcriptional regulator, with translation MAAISAVENKTTPLSRDTLKAQRRRELIESTMESIAKCGFSETTLAKVAKGAGLSRGLVNFHFQSKDALLIETLQYISREYRNHWQRALEASPDDAVAQLVAIFRADFDPYICNPRNIAVWFAFWGEAKSRPVYSELCGGRDDERNLQTLRLCETIIEAGEYDLPTKQIARGLESTAEGLWQSLLMPHRVFDRTFALDTMHRYLSLTFPRHIAPDGSVVTPVQSPETDKVQDNKKR, from the coding sequence ATGGCAGCGATCAGCGCCGTTGAAAACAAGACCACCCCCCTCAGCCGGGACACGCTGAAAGCACAGCGCAGGCGAGAGCTTATCGAATCCACCATGGAATCGATTGCCAAATGTGGATTCTCGGAAACCACCCTCGCCAAGGTGGCGAAGGGGGCCGGACTATCACGGGGATTGGTCAATTTCCATTTCCAATCCAAAGACGCGCTGCTGATCGAGACGCTGCAATATATTTCCCGCGAATATCGCAATCACTGGCAACGGGCGCTGGAGGCCAGTCCCGACGATGCCGTGGCGCAACTGGTGGCAATTTTCCGGGCGGATTTCGATCCCTATATCTGCAATCCGCGTAATATCGCCGTATGGTTCGCCTTTTGGGGGGAGGCCAAGTCCCGCCCGGTCTATTCGGAACTTTGCGGCGGGCGGGATGACGAACGAAATTTACAGACGCTGCGCTTGTGTGAGACGATAATCGAGGCAGGCGAATACGACCTGCCTACGAAACAGATCGCGCGTGGCCTGGAATCCACCGCAGAGGGTTTATGGCAATCCCTGCTTATGCCGCATCGTGTCTTCGACCGCACATTCGCGCTTGATACGATGCACCGTTATTTGTCGCTTACTTTTCCGCGGCATATTGCACCGGACGGCTCCGTAGTGACCCCGGTGCAATCACCTGAAACCGACAAGGTTCAGGACAACAAGAAACGATAA